CTTAAAAATAAGCTACAATGAAGCTAATCAAACAAATACAAAGTGACATCTTAAAGAGTGCCGCTACCTGAGCAGAGCTTACACAAACTGAGAAATGCTTCCGTAAATCAGTGAAATTATTCCCTGTACATGCTAGgttcaaaatcatttaaaaatctTATACACTCAACTTGCCGTTTATTTAAGAGACATAAAATTAAGCTATATTTTATAAATATGGCATCAACCAACTCTCTGGTTTTGTATTGAGGGGTTGCTCTCTGTAGTAAGCGAGGCATGGCACAGCCACATACAAAAGCAAGTGCAGATACAGACAACAAAGAGCGTTGCCTGCACTTAAGTAGTAGATGACTTATGTTTCCTTCGTTAGTAAGGGGAGAGCCTTCGCCTTTTAGACTTGGAGCCCAGCTCGGGGGCGACTTTGGGCTCAGTGGGGATTGGGTGTGGGGCATTACTGGCCCCGCTGACAACATGGAGGGCCAGGAGAGGCAGGGGCTTGAGACTGAGGAGACTCGACACACAGGCAGGTGAGCTGGGGAGCAGGGAATcagtggaggaggaagaggaggaggaggaggaggagggaggaggcggCCCAGGAGCCAACAAGGACAGAGGGATGGAGGCTGTGGGGGGCACCAcacaggaggaagaggaagaagaggaggaggggaaggAGGAGGTAGCAGCAGAGGTGgtggtagtagtagtagtagtggtggtagtagtagtagtagaggTGGAGGGATGGCACAAGCTGGTCTGTTCAGGGTtcaaggaagaggaggaggagggaggaggtttAGAGGACTCTACACTGTAGAAAGAGAGACAAGGAGAGAGGGACAACACAGTCGGGATGGGTCACAGGGTAGGCTGGTGAGCAATGGGTGGGGAAGGTTAGGGGTGGGAGGAGGGTTGGGGTCGGGTGCGGGGGATAAAAATCACTCAGGGATGTGACCAAAAGGCAAGAACTTTCATTTCAAATTAAAGTATAAATCAAAATTAAAGGGGGGAAAATATCAATTACGATCTGTAGTGATGGATCAATGATCAGTGGGATTAAAAGGGCAGAAAAAGTGAACCAACACCTCAGAGATGATTATCaggtaaaaagaaataaatcacaTCTGAGTGGAATTAACCAAATCTGTAAACAAATCAGAACTATTGAGGCTGATGCAGCTGGGAGATACGTTATCTGTTTGCGAGATtcagaaaatgttattttaaagcAGTCTTGCGACAAGTGGCTAAATTTGATCCAGCACAACAGCATCAGACAGTAGTGATGGATACAGAATTTGTGATTTGCGTTTTCTGTTCACATTTAAAGACTAAAATATGATCTAAACTGATCCGGCACGGACAAATAACTGAAGTGGGACACAACACAGTGAAAGCTACGGCCTGTTCTAGCACCCTTGGCTGCACTTTTTTGTTTATCTCACCTGGCGTTGATGAGGTACTCTGCCAGACTAATGCTGGCAGGAGAGCCTGTGATGGTAACCTGGCGGTCAGTTGATCCGTCCACTGGGTTTGCAATCTTGATCTGGGCACCAGACATTTGCCTGATCTCATTGATCTTGGCTCCTTGGCGGCCAATGATGCATCCAATAAGCTATAGTGAAGAAGATTGGGAAAGTTAAGGGATAGAAGCCCATGTTAACAATTTGCTCCCCATAAATTGGTTTATGTTTTCATGGGTTGAGCACACATCCACTTATGACAATGTCAGGATTCCCATTAAGTTCTCATTGGAAACTTTTAGCTTGTTTAGTCATGCTGAAAGTAGCTGACGCAGCCTCATTCAAAATTGAGATGTAACTCTGATTATTGGTCAACACAGCACCCTAAACCTTCATACTGGCACTTCAGGAGCGTTGGACTCACTGCACTTTTCTTTCTAACATTAGATGTCCCTACTGAGACAATGGCACCCCGACACCACAAAAATAGCTACAGAAGAAGTTGTACAGGAACCACAATTTGCATAAACAAACGTAAACATACCGTCTCAACTTCTATTTCACTTTTAAGCCGTTTCTTATATCCTTGAAACATTTCAAATCCATGTACCTTTTTGGGTTTTGATTGGTCGTACAGCTGCTTGTGGAGACAGACCTACTAACACACTCTTCCCTGCAGCTTTTCCTGTTAGTCAAATGCACCCATCGCGCAGGATGCGAAACGAAaccaaccaaaaaaaacaaacaaacgccAGTTTCTACGATGATGATTTTGGCCAACCAACCGACACTGCTTCAAATGTCATCACTTCAGGGAATTCAATTTCCCGCTTCTCTCTTGAGCTTTGTAGACCATGTGAAGACAGTGTATACTGCAACATGTTGCACCATATTGTGTGGATCAGTTTTCAGTAACTGGGAGCAGAATCTGCTCACAAGCAGGTGCTGTGCCCAAAGACAATCCCCTGagtaacccccccccctttgGGGTATAATCGTTGTAGGTGTGGTGTTATATATGTTCTCAGGAAAATACTGGGTCACACCTGAGCAGTAACATTTCAGACCAAAACCTAAGTGAAACCTGAAAACCTGAGGTGGTCAGCATTTCAAACCGCTCAAATCTCAGAAACAGGACAATTCGCATTCAGACTGTAACCCCTTTCTTTAAGGCAACTATCCAGACTGCAACCATTTTTGGGGCATAATACATTTGACAAATACACTCTCTAGTGCAACTTGGAAATATTACCCTAGAAATGGAATGCAATACTTTACAGGTGTAACAGATTAATACATAAAACAGGATGCATGCTGAGTTTCCTTCCATAGAAAAGACAGCCAGAAACAGGGATCCTCGCAATATCCCATATTTGATCCCTTAAACAGTGAAAGCATGTGAGATAACAAGCCGTAACTTTGTTAAAAACTACTTTCATGTAACACTTACATCATTTGGAATGGTCATCTCATGGGAACTGGTTTGAGCAGAAGCATCTATCcctgacagagaaaaaaaaaagtatcttaAACGAACAATTACCACAATAAGTTCTCAGTAAGATAATGTAATGATGTGAATAGGAGTAAAATGCCAAGAGGAAAGATGTGACAGTGGAGATTTTCATGTCATAGATGTCCGTTTATAATAAACTGATCAGGTGATAACAGTCAGATGTTTTTGATAAAATTAACCCAGATTGACTGAATTTCTCTGACCCAAAACCAGTGAGCATCTATGCCACTACACAAGTGAGTATCAGCTTTTTCAGAGGTGCTGCCTCGTTACATTATGTACAGCATTTCTAAATGGGGCCTTTGGATACATGAAAATGATAACTACGGATAAGAATGTAGTGACTATaattctaaaaaataaaaataactaaattagTATTTAAGCAAAGACTTTGTTCATCTACTTTCTTAAGATTCAATATTTTAATTCAGTCTAAATTGTAAAAGACAGAGGATAACCTAAGCAATTTGACGTACACAATGTCATTTATGGGGCAAGTGCGTGCTCATCTTTCAGGCATCACCATCTCCAGTTTTGCTTGTTGCAAAATTCGTGAAACATACACACGTAGCAAATACATTAGTGGTTTTACGCGTGGAGTCCGGGAATGGGTAAAATCTGAGCCTGACCGCTTAAAATGTTGCAATGACAGCCGAGTGTGCCTTGTTGTGCTGCATACCAGTGAATCCCTGGTTGCTTGGTGCAATGGGGAAAGGGCTCTGCTGCATAGCCAGCTGGTGAAGCTTGGTGAGCTGTGGAGAAATAGCAGCAGAGGAAGACTATGAGAgtgagaggaggaggcagggagagaaTAGAGGAAATGGGAAAACACAGGAAGAgggaaaaacagaacaaataaaATTCACAGTCAGTACATACAGCTACACAAAGAAgctccaaaaaaataaaagagcgaTTTCACACACGTCACTTTGGTGGTGTGTACATCTCTTAATCTTCcacaaaactaaacatggatcACTGGTGTATGTCTATTGTTGCATGTTATAAAACTTGTGGGGTCTATGTGGGGTACCGAATACGTATTCCTCTCATGCGCTGGCTGCATCTCTTGGTAAAGCTTTCTCGTAGTCTTCTGGGTCAGGGCAAAGTCACAATACACATGGTTGGGCGCTCTGAACATGCAGGGGATTTCCTAACCAAAACCAATACATGACCTGAACATGAACTGGGACAGTTTCACCTTAGCATCACAGCTACAGCTGAAGAGAAGGCAGATATCACGAGATTAAGTCTCCCTTTCCAGGCTTTGAAAACTGATGCAAACGAATCACACTATTTAAATCACATAGCTTTAGGGCCTTAGCAAAACAAACTATAAACTgaataaatgttacattttgtttCCGACTCGTACTTCCCTGTTCAGATGCCAACAGTCAGTGGCAGGTAagactaattacatataatctATCACATCCTATGATCTTGatgaaattcattaaaaaaaaaaaaaaaaaaaaaaaggagagaaagagtAATTGTATTTAGCAACAAGTGACCAGAGCACAGAGTGGAAAACGGAAAGGAGAACAACAGGTTTATCTAGGACAGACTAATGAATGAGATGTGAGACAGGActgcacaaagaaaaaaagtgggcAGCAGGgacagattattattattattcatggAACAGTGGAGAGTCTGGACAAACACAAATGTCAATTAGATTACCAGCTGACTCATATAAATGGACAAACTACACAAATATGAAGTAACATGACACTGCTGCTCTCTAAATGGTTCAAATAAAAAGTATTACAACTGTAcctataattaaataaataaaaacaggggCAAGTTCAGCAACAGTAAAACTCGCTGCGGGCAGCTGAACATTTCAGGGGAGGACAGTTTACATTATGGGTGGAAGAGGTGGTGGTGGGGAGCGTCATGTAAAAATATCTACTGCACTTACATCTGGCTGTGGAATCGCGTGCTGTCCTTGTACAGCATATGCCTGAAACATATGAAAACAAAGCTTTCAAAGGCCTCACATCTGATTTTGTTGAGCAACTTACTTCTCCAGCTACATCACTCTTGAAATGCAAATCTCACAACCCATCAAAGCCTCAACTGAGTTATCATTATTTAACACGAAGAACATGGATGTCTTGTCCAAAGTCTCCACATTTCTAGGAAAAGGGAAATCCTTAGAGACATAAAAGTAGAATTAAGGAAAACCAAAAAggaagttttgtttttctttccaagaataaaaaaagaagcatttagTAAGATAAAAGACTTTGTAATGTTAAGTATACAAGCACCAGAAGGTGTTTAGGTTCAGTTCAACATTACAGGGAAACGGGCCACCGTATTCTGAAAGCTGACACAATGAAACAAACTGAGGAAGTCCCATAGGCCACGTCTTTTACGATAATTTTTCTGGAGTTGCTGATGCTTCAACCAAAGAGCAACCGTTTTCTGAACTTAAATACCATCTGTAGCTACTTCTTTTTAGTGAATATTACTCCTGTCAAGAGCTCTTGTCAAGTCATACATCAGTTATTTTGCGTTAAAGAGCCTTTTTAATCACAGATCAAAAAGTTTAGCATCAAATATGGATCTCACAATGAAAGAAACCCAAATGACAAATAACTAAAGCAATGAcaacatttgaaaaacaaatCATGTGACCCTGTGAGCGTCATTCATACCTGTCCGCCAGCAAAGATGACGGGGGATCCTGAAGGCTTGGGTCGGTAGGGGATAGTGACCCCCTTAGGGGGAGACTGTACAGAAGACAAAGTATGTATTAATAGATTAATATCTACAGCATTCATTTCTTAAATTAGTGGTGATAAATTTTTCAGTCTCATCTTTTTGTCTTGGCTGTTTTGTCTAAATTTTGCTTTTGCTCTGTAAACACTTTAGCTAACACTGTTTTTAAGGTGCTAATATCAATACAATCCACTGAAATGGAGTTGGTATCGTATACTTAAACTCTGTACTCTGGCATCAACTTCAGACATACACTATAAGAAGTGAAAGAAACATACAGAATAGTCATTTGCAAATATTTTAATATCATCTTTTCATCCCTGATCCTGTCAATCagctttaaatgtcttttatcGATATCAACGCACAGAAGCTGAAAACCCGGAGATCAAAGTATGTTGGATTATCCAGGTGCAGACCAACAGCTGCAACTTCATTTGCTTCAAGTCCACTTACCTCAAGCATGACCACACAGATCTGCTTTACACACTCAATTATTGACTGGGGAGTGCCAGCGATGGTGATGGCACGCTCTGTGGAGTTGGGGAGCATGTCTCCTGCCACTTGTACCTGAGCACCGGTTGACTGGAACACACAAGTGGATGAAATGAGATAACAAATACAGACTTGTTCTGAATCACCCGTGCTCAATAAGAAATAGAGCAAAGCAATGACAGCTAAAGACGAAGAGATTCTTTTTGGTGTCGATGTTCTGTATTAAATGCTGTTCACGAAGCACACCTCTCGGATTTCCTTGATCTTGCAGCCACCTTTCCCAATGAGGGAGCCACACTGGCTGGCAGGCACCACAATGCGTAGGGTCACTGGGGGCTTGCTGGTAGCTGTGCTATTTGTCATTGAGCTGCTTATATCCTGGCAAAGAAACGGAAAGAGTTAAGTCAATCCAGCTTGTGACTGAGCTGGTCACTGTTGATGCGCAAACTAAACACATACCTCTTCCAACTTTTCAATGATCATGGAAAATGCCTTAAAGATGGCAGTGGTTGGACCTGCCAAAGTGATGATCCTCTCAGGACAATTGCCCTCAGAGATGTTGATGCGAGCCCCACTCTACATACAAACAGAAAAGAAGTCATTTAGAGCCCTCTGAAAGAAAGATGAGTCTACAACATCACCTTGCAGCCTAACAGAAACGATGACATGACATGCTGTTGTACCATAGTTCCAGCAGCAAAAAAGGTATCAAAGAACTCACCTCTTCCCTCATCTTCTTCACAGATTCACCTTTCTACGAGCAGAGAATATCAAAACAAGCCAGATTAATCATCACTTCAAAAGAGACAAGTCTTCAAATAATCAAAGACGATCAAAATTTCAAATACTATGTAAAAACTTACCTTTCCAATTATGCTTCCAACCtcctaaaacaataaaaaataaaaaataaaaactttagtTACCATGGTTTCCTTAATTTAACAAGCAATTACAAACACTCAGAAAGTGACCCATTACCATTTCAACACTCCAGgacacattacattacggtcattttgcagacgcttttaaccaaagcgacttacaataagtgcgttcaacatcggtaggacACAAAGTAAAGTTATCTTTAAGTGCATCTTCTTCACAAACTATTCCTTGCTATGGTCAGTAGATGGATTTGATAATGACTGTTTCAAGACCACTTTTAGAACCACAATAACAGGCTACTGTGGGACACACAAGATGACCAGTGGATGGAAATATAACAATCATGACTGCCAGATTGATCAATGACAAATGCTGCGTAATGACCTCCTGGCTGTTTATTCTTAAAGTGTGACCATGATAAAATGTAAAATTGCTACTCTATGATCATTCAGAGATGAATGATGCATCATCTGAAAAGGTGCTTTGTAGCTATGCGCTGTGTAGGTAGAGTCTAcacatcatttaaacagctcatTAGGAAGCACATATGCCAGATGCCCTGCTCAGATCCAGCTGTGAGAGCCGCATATATACAGACACCTGAATCATACGATTAATACAAACACAACAAGACTGTTTGGATAACATTAAACAATTAATTAAATCCTCGATCCTGCTGAATGAGTTATTCCAGGCTGTACATCAACCAGCATATGATTGTTTGGCATTCCCTGTggcacatttacattttcaacGATAAATAACACAATGTACCTTAATCACTCTAACAGCATTATTGTTTTTAAGTGACTCCTCCTAATGCCAGCAAACATATTTCCCTCCAAACTAAGATATTAACTCCCCCTCGCTGCATGTCATCACTTCTAGCCAGCTCATGTGTCAAAACTCACAGAGTGGACGCTTTGATTTCCCTATTTCGCAAAACCTCATTGATCCGATTGGTTCAAGCTTGCCCACGATAGCTAGTCTGTAGACAGATGGTTGATCCAATCACATGCCAAGTGATTTCTGTAAGTGCCCATCCTTTTCCAACCAATTACAATGTAGGACATCCCAGATGGTCCTGTATAACAAACTACCTGGCGTGTCAGGACAAAGGACAGAGAACTTACCACAATTATGAAGTCATAGAGGATATAACGGCTGATTTGATTATTATGGTCTTCTTTGCACATATTGGTATTTAGGTACATAACATTACATGCAGATTTACATTTAGACAAGAGGTAACTACAAGCTGAAACCTAGGAGATCCAACAAAGTCATCATTCCACTGTCTTATAATACTGACCCCCATCATCCAGCCAATACCCAGTCTCATCCCTTCTATGCCCCTGTTTCTCATAAATCCCAATGGCAAGACTTAATTTCCATAAATAAAACGTTATTCGATATTGGAGTGTCCAAACAAGCAGCTAATGGGTGACCTCACCTTGCCATGCATGAGCAACCTAATGGTAAGGGTGACATTGAGCCCGCCTTCAATCACACCGGAGTCCATAACTGCAACTGTAGCCGTCAGTACAGTACTGGGGTCTTTGGTCACTGAGATGGATCTAAGGAGCATAAGCAAACACATACAACATTATACACAGGGAATATGGGAAGAAACACCATGATTCAGCTCATGAGAGAAGTACTATGTAACATTGCCTGTTGACACCAACTTCTCACATGGCAAATAAGGTAGATGCCCTTATCTCTATAGCTCAGAGAAGCATTTACTGTCTAGAATTGGTTGACATATAATGTCTAGGGTTCATAGAAACAACTCAGACATTTCTACCCACAGTACAGCATTGCTGTATACAGATATGACAGTGTTACAAGGTCACAGACTTAACAGTAAACCATACACAATGTAGGCTATTTGAAAGCTTCTGGATCCCATTTATCCAGGTAGCTGAGGTTATCATACTACAATCATCCTGACATATAAAGTTAAgccaaacaataaaaaaaaaagactgcaccTTTGTTTTAAATTGAGGTTGGATATAAAATTTGTACGAATGTTATGGTTGTACCAGATATTCAAAGGCAGATTCTCCACAAGAGTAAATATGATTAAAAGATAGGTGCACAATTTACATTGGGACATAATTTATGTAAACTCAAATGATTATGGAAACTGGTGCGTACTACGACCATGATTCTGAAAAAAATGACTAAGCGCTATCCCGCCTGTTATGTATACATCCATTTCAAATATCTTAATACTTTTCCATATCAAGTTACCTCAATAAATTAAAACGATTAGTTTTAAAGCCATCTAAACGAGAGTTTAAAAGCATATGGTCAAATGCTAACGACGCCCTCGTCATTAGCATTGAAGCAAGTTTATCAACAAAAGTGAGCTAAATTACCCCCCCCGCCCCATTACTCATCAGACCGACTGACAGTTATGTAACATACAATATAACGGGTTAAGTCAAAGAGAACATTATTGACTGCATGATTTGGTGGTGTTGTTTAAACTGAAGTAGGACCATTTAATTTTTAAAGCTAGTTGTAAGTCTGTTAGCCTGTATTAGCATCATGGTGGCTCGCTGAGTTGGGGAAAATGAATGGAGCATGCGTGCGCTTTTTAGCAAAGCTAACACTTTAGCTTCACTCGCCAAACATCACTAATAGCTGATTAAATACCGGTAGCCTCCGTTGAAGAGTATGCTGGTCACTTCTATAAGACAAACatagtttattagttttaaatgtgctgttaaATTATTATACGTCGTGGCTACCTCAACTAAGCTAGTCAAACCAGTGTGATCGGAGACTGCGTGCTCATCATCATGCGGCCTATTAGCACAAGCGGTAGCTAGCTGCCGGACGCGTTTCTTTCCGCTACTTctgatcaaaacaacaaatataaggaggaaaaaaacttcacataaaaaataaactcaCCTGATTCGTGCGCTGCAAAGTGATTGGGGGGAGGGTTGGGGTTGTTAGGGTAGAAGGGGAGAGGTTTGGGAGGGTAGAAACCCGGGGGAGAGTTTAGAAAGGACTCGGGGAAGAGGGAAGAGTGATGTGAGATCGAGCTCCACTCCTTTACACAAAGACAACAAGATTATCACCTCTGAACTTTCCCCCTTCACCCATCACAAGCCCCCACCTTGAGGCTGGCCCTGAGATGCCCTAAAAGTACGTCCCTTCATCCAAAACTTGTTATACTGCAATATGGCAGGTTACATAAAAGGACATCATTGACAATCGTGGTTATTGCGTACAAAACAACATTGTTACACTAGTTAAAAAACGTCACAACAGATAGGGTCTGTTGTCGGACATGACTGACTGATTATATTTATCAGGCatttgttgtaaaaaaaaaaaaaaagtttgtggttttccactgtaaaaaaaaaatgttgagaatTAGAATTAAAATATAATAACATTATTTTAAAGATCCACTAGTGGGCGTGAAGCTTACTACAATATCTTGGGAAGGACCATGCTGTAGGAAAGGAACACATCATGGACATCTTATTAAGATCCATTTATTAAACAGATTTTATTGAACATGGAATGTTCTAGTAATTTTAACTttgttatttgatttgattaaattcaGACCCAAAGCAATGCTAAGTCATTAGACATTAAGAcaaatataaacaaacacttTCCTCTTATTCTCCACCTCTTTACAAGTAGTCTAATAAATGCATTGATTCCTATGTtcaaaaacaagtaaaacattttttttttaaagttgaaaaTGTTGACAGTGTATGTGTTGGCACATTGTaataaaaatttttaaaaagcagcaacaGTTCAAAAGTCTATAACTACAAAGCATTTAAACACCACAAACCAAAAAGGAAATTCTGGTGAGATTAAGTGCCAATACAGATGAACATGATATTAATTGCAACAGGATGTATTTTAGTGTCATAAATAAACTTTGCAAGATAATATAGAATACTGCAAATCCTGCTCAAAGTGATATGGGTCCCCTTTGTGTTTATATAGTGATCAGTCAGGTTGCGCTTTTGGAAAGCCGCATATCCAGGGAGGCGGATGTTGGGCTGGGAGCCTCAGTCGctgctgctactgctgctgctgctgctgctgctgctggaggacTGTGAAGAAAAGGACAATCTAATTATTCAAGAGTTGTTTAGaaattctgttttatgttttttaacaaaaacaacatgTATCGTTTCATTCAAGATGCAGCTGAAAAAGGCTAAATTTACTGTCAATCGGACAGTGTAAAAGGATGACAGTGACCTCCCATTATTCACATGGGGTCATACAATCAAAAAGCTGGTTCAAAAGACAATGTACCCCTCTTCCTACTGTTCGACATAACATCAGAACTACTGATAGGTGAGGTAAATAAGATAGATTGacgactttattaatccctttgaaaggttccctcagggaaattgaaCATATAACGCTCTGTTGGGAAAACCTTGGGTAATGGCATTCATGTAGATAAAATCTTGAAACACCACAACAATCTTGCAGATCATGCAGTCCATGCCCCATGGCAACAGCATCAGTCTTTTTTAAGGAAAAAATAACTTTGCCTGGTCCAACCTCTCTCAATGGTTTGAATGGCTGAATTTCTAATGAGCATTTATAGCTATTTATTCAAATCTTACCATCAAAGTGGAGTTTGTCCCTCATAAAAATCTCTCTCTGCATGTACGGTTTTATTTGGAAAATGTAATTATACAACCCGTCACTATTTTCAATTTACAATCTTCAGACTAGTTTTAAATCATTTAAGATATTCCTTGGCAAGACAAGCGATCCTAACAATAATAATCTTTTATCATCTTCAACCTCAAGAATAATGTAAATCGTAATGATCCTCAACTGTATTTTGTCTCTCTAGGTGTGCAGCAAGTGGAGCCATGCGTGCATCACATCTGTTTAGTGATGTGCCTCTCCAGTACAGACATGACGTAAAAGGGCTGGACAGGttcaaattgcatttttttctccattaCTGGTGTAAATATTGTAGCTGCAGGAGGGGTTGCTAGAAATAACTCTTACACTATCTTACATTCTTACTTTAAATCCAACCGTACCTTGCCATGTTTATGGTGCCCGTGCCCCTTATGTGCtttcttcatcttcttcttcatctttttGTTGGCTTTGCACCCGGCCACCCCCATTCCCATTCCTGCCAGTCCCCCAGCTAACCCTCCAGCCATGGGATGGAGCCCTCCATGATGATGACCTTTGTGGTGGCCTTTATGGCCTTTATGGTGACCCCCTTTTGGAGAGTGTGGGTATGGGCCAGGGTAAACACCTGCTGGAGGGACCACCGGATATCCACCTGGGGCCATAGGATAAGTATGAGGCCCAGGAGCTCCATAAGGCATCGACCCTGGATGAGCATTTGGTACCATGGCTGGGTTCATCCCAGCTGGGTATGGACCAGCTGGGTACGGACCAGCTGGGTACGGACCAGCTGGGTATGCTTGGTTTGGAGGGTGGGGGAAGACTCCAGGTGGAGGGACAGCAGGGCATGCAGGGTTGTAGCCAGGAGGAAAGGCAGGGTTTGGTGGACCCATTGGAGGAGGAGGACCTAAAACCGATAAAAAGCACATATAAACAACTTACACCTCAGACCACCTTTACTAGAACGTAGATATAAAACTAGTCCATAATATTACAATACTGTAAATCCCACCTTGATTTGGCCACATGTTCTTCTGAATAGTTTTGATCAGATTATGACGTCAGGTCTCAACCTAAATCCTATAGAAGCGAGCAGAATGCAGTTTAAACATCTGAgatgataaaaacaacaaaactgaattAATCTTTTTCCATTCAAAACCCAATAAAAAGAAGGGGAAAAGGGTAAATCTGCAGCTGTTGAATTGAAATAGTTTTAACATTTTATCACATCATTACTTTTgcttgaaaacaaaaaatattccaataatttaaaaaaaaaaaaaaactttaaaatattTCCCGGACTTCTAAAATACTGAATAGTGTCCTCTACTCACTTGATTTGTCAAGCATTAGAGAGAGAAGCAGAGCACACCTGTAtcttaaaacacagaaaaccacCCAGtgatattattcaaaatgtaaGGTGGAAGCCATAGGTGGATGTTTACATAGAGACCTTGAA
The Odontesthes bonariensis isolate fOdoBon6 chromosome 3, fOdoBon6.hap1, whole genome shotgun sequence DNA segment above includes these coding regions:
- the prr13 gene encoding proline-rich protein 13; its protein translation is MWPNQGPPPPMGPPNPAFPPGYNPACPAVPPPGVFPHPPNQAYPAGPYPAGPYPAGPYPAGMNPAMVPNAHPGSMPYGAPGPHTYPMAPGGYPVVPPAGVYPGPYPHSPKGGHHKGHKGHHKGHHHGGLHPMAGGLAGGLAGMGMGVAGCKANKKMKKKMKKAHKGHGHHKHGKSSSSSSSSSSSSSSD